A single window of Caldimicrobium thiodismutans DNA harbors:
- a CDS encoding TetR/AcrR family transcriptional regulator → MDTKERILEAALLLFSEKGYLGATTKEISRTAKISEVTLFRHFQTKENLFINVIEHYSFLPKLKELLPELKDYPLEDSLKTLARTFLESLRIKKALIRIMLSEFPRYPEIIKKSYQKTIENIHNELSQYFQKIQKKGLIKETLSSYLLSQAFLGLFFSYFHAKEIKGLNFRESLADDEIIEHYVEIFLKGIKKESPLKET, encoded by the coding sequence ATGGATACTAAAGAGCGGATTTTGGAGGCAGCCTTACTTCTCTTTTCAGAGAAGGGCTATCTTGGGGCAACTACAAAAGAAATATCAAGAACTGCTAAAATCTCTGAGGTCACTCTTTTCCGCCATTTTCAAACTAAGGAAAATCTTTTTATAAATGTTATTGAACATTATTCCTTTCTTCCAAAATTGAAAGAACTTTTACCAGAGCTTAAAGATTATCCTCTTGAAGACTCGTTAAAGACCCTTGCCAGAACCTTTCTTGAGAGCCTAAGGATAAAAAAAGCCCTAATTCGCATTATGCTCTCGGAATTTCCCAGATATCCCGAAATTATTAAAAAATCTTATCAAAAAACTATAGAAAATATTCATAATGAACTCTCTCAATATTTTCAAAAAATACAAAAAAAGGGTCTTATTAAAGAGACTCTTTCTTCCTATCTTCTATCTCAGGCCTTTTTGGGACTTTTTTTCTCCTATTTTCATGCCAAGGAAATCAAAGGGCTTAATTTTAGAGAAAGTCTTGCTGATGATGAAATCATAGAACATTATGTAGAAATTTTTCTAAAGGGTATAAAAAAAGAATCCCCTTTAAAAGAGACCTGA
- the atpE gene encoding ATP synthase F0 subunit C: protein METKGLIVLASIIVVALMMALGSYAPARALGQSIQSALEAISRQPEASSQITRTFIIGIAIIESIVIYLFVIALILLFANPLLDYLK from the coding sequence ATGGAAACGAAAGGCTTAATTGTGCTGGCATCCATTATTGTGGTAGCTTTGATGATGGCCCTTGGATCTTATGCTCCTGCCAGGGCTCTTGGACAATCCATTCAGAGCGCCCTTGAGGCCATTTCCAGACAGCCTGAGGCCTCTTCTCAAATCACCCGAACCTTTATCATAGGTATAGCCATAATTGAATCCATTGTGATTTATCTATTCGTAATTGCCCTTATTTTACTTTTTGCCAATCCCCTGCTTGATTATCTAAAATAG
- a CDS encoding MBL fold metallo-hydrolase — translation MFEILFLGTAGARYVVAKQLRASAGLLFRNDRDYLLIDPGPGTLVYLAKYKLYPEKIKSLLVSHKHLDHSADLNILVDAITEGGFKKRGKVFLPEEILLEGLLLPYLKEALKELVILSEKNTYHAESFVFHTTRKLLHSAETFGFIFEVDKNKKLGLITDTAYFDGLLEEFKGVSYLIINTVRYQPKEGVLHLSIPDVKLLLMELQPEITVLTHFGMTMLKANPFRVARELSSELNLKVLSAYDGMKLSL, via the coding sequence ATGTTTGAAATCCTTTTTCTTGGAACAGCTGGGGCAAGATATGTGGTAGCTAAACAGTTAAGGGCTTCGGCCGGACTTTTATTTAGAAATGACAGAGACTATTTGTTGATTGATCCTGGCCCTGGAACCCTTGTATATCTTGCTAAATATAAACTTTATCCTGAAAAGATTAAATCTCTCCTTGTTTCACATAAACATCTTGATCACTCTGCGGATCTAAATATCCTTGTAGATGCAATAACAGAGGGTGGTTTTAAAAAAAGAGGAAAAGTCTTTTTGCCAGAGGAGATTTTGCTGGAAGGATTACTTTTACCCTATTTAAAGGAGGCTTTGAAAGAGCTTGTAATCCTCTCAGAAAAAAATACCTATCATGCAGAATCTTTTGTTTTCCATACCACGAGAAAGTTATTACATTCTGCAGAAACTTTTGGTTTTATCTTTGAAGTGGATAAAAATAAAAAACTTGGGTTAATTACAGATACCGCTTATTTTGATGGACTTTTAGAGGAGTTCAAAGGAGTTTCTTATCTTATTATAAATACGGTTCGCTATCAGCCCAAGGAAGGGGTTTTACATCTATCCATTCCTGATGTTAAGCTACTTTTAATGGAACTTCAACCTGAGATTACTGTTCTTACTCACTTTGGAATGACCATGCTTAAGGCAAATCCCTTCCGAGTTGCCCGTGAATTAAGTTCTGAACTAAATCTTAAAGTTCTTTCTGCTTATGATGGAATGAAGTTATCCCTATGA
- a CDS encoding QcrA and Rieske domain-containing protein has translation MKRRDFLKFLGFFSIGFFGFLGLQNLAYLSRPAPKKIFLSKSDLEKIKTLYLGEDFILVKKEIGYLSFSRRCPHLGCKLNFDPERELIVCPCHQSKFTLQGKFLEGPAKKDLRKIPSKLKDEGLEVELT, from the coding sequence TTGAAAAGGAGAGACTTTTTGAAATTTTTAGGCTTTTTCTCAATAGGTTTTTTTGGTTTCCTGGGACTTCAAAATTTAGCCTATCTCTCAAGGCCAGCTCCCAAAAAAATTTTTCTATCTAAGTCTGACCTTGAGAAGATAAAAACATTATATCTTGGAGAGGATTTTATTCTGGTTAAAAAAGAAATAGGTTATCTAAGTTTTTCTCGGAGGTGTCCCCATTTAGGTTGTAAGCTTAACTTTGACCCGGAGAGGGAATTAATTGTTTGTCCCTGTCATCAAAGTAAATTTACTTTACAGGGTAAATTTCTTGAGGGTCCTGCTAAAAAGGATTTGAGAAAAATTCCATCCAAGCTCAAAGATGAGGGCTTAGAGGTTGAGCTTACTTAA
- a CDS encoding cytochrome b N-terminal domain-containing protein: MSLLKGPVYLPLAFLSSASLLVSAISGMFLSFHYFYNQPLLSVLQLEAQVPLGCLLRNIHYFSSQIALISLFLHLLESIYKKFYLLKGKIAWFFLVLSFFILLFITFTGYLLRGDEVGELAGNIAENLLLSLPFLGEWINRIFLAISQIGLSRVYHWHIFLSFFLIFGLFIWHIKIKALLRWERIFYFLGVIIPVFFIQFPLKPFQGLIARGPWFFVGAQEMLKFLPPQLVFFWLLLPFILLQSYSFYPFKGINIFILLYLIIYIFFSILFFL, encoded by the coding sequence TTGAGCTTACTTAAAGGGCCAGTCTATCTTCCCCTTGCCTTTCTTAGCTCAGCTTCTCTTTTGGTTTCTGCCATCTCAGGTATGTTTTTAAGCTTCCATTATTTTTATAATCAACCTCTTTTAAGTGTTTTACAACTTGAGGCTCAAGTTCCTCTGGGTTGTTTGCTTAGAAATATACACTATTTTTCTTCCCAGATTGCCCTAATTTCCCTTTTTTTACACCTTTTAGAAAGTATTTACAAAAAATTTTACCTACTAAAAGGCAAAATTGCCTGGTTTTTTTTAGTTCTTTCCTTTTTTATTCTTTTATTTATTACCTTTACCGGTTATCTATTAAGAGGAGATGAGGTTGGTGAGTTAGCTGGAAATATTGCTGAAAACCTACTTCTAAGTTTACCCTTTTTAGGAGAGTGGATTAACAGGATATTTTTAGCTATTTCTCAGATAGGATTAAGTAGAGTCTATCACTGGCATATTTTTCTTAGTTTTTTTCTTATTTTTGGGCTTTTTATCTGGCATATTAAAATAAAAGCTCTTCTTCGCTGGGAGAGGATTTTTTATTTTTTGGGTGTGATTATCCCGGTTTTTTTTATACAGTTTCCCCTTAAGCCTTTTCAGGGATTAATAGCCAGAGGGCCCTGGTTTTTTGTGGGTGCCCAGGAGATGCTTAAATTTTTACCACCTCAACTCGTCTTTTTTTGGTTACTTCTGCCTTTTATTCTTCTTCAAAGCTATTCCTTTTATCCTTTCAAGGGAATCAATATTTTTATATTACTTTATTTAATTATCTATATTTTTTTTTCAATACTTTTTTTCTTATGA
- a CDS encoding cell division ATP-binding protein FtsE: MSLIKLEDLTKIYPPYYKALHKISLEIQKNAFLLITGPTGAGKTTLLKLIYAQEKPTEGELYWEGVPYSELRYKDIIGIRKNIGIVFQDHKLFSELSLYENLEIALALARKKVKKIKFFIYEWLERFNLAHKAKKKVKELSGGEQQKLGILRAIIKDPSILILDEPTGNLDPFSIGEVIDLLIALHKEGKTILLSTHDPTIIAKRPGQIIMLNRGELVKDVDIYW, from the coding sequence ATGAGTCTTATCAAGCTTGAAGACCTTACTAAGATCTATCCCCCTTATTATAAAGCCCTTCATAAGATTTCCTTAGAAATACAGAAAAATGCTTTTTTACTAATTACTGGCCCAACAGGAGCTGGAAAAACCACCTTATTAAAGCTTATCTATGCTCAGGAAAAACCAACTGAAGGTGAACTTTACTGGGAAGGAGTTCCTTACTCCGAACTCAGGTATAAAGATATAATAGGCATTAGAAAAAATATTGGTATTGTCTTTCAAGATCACAAGCTCTTTTCAGAACTTTCTCTCTATGAAAACTTAGAGATAGCTTTAGCCCTTGCCAGAAAAAAAGTGAAAAAGATTAAATTTTTCATTTATGAGTGGCTTGAAAGATTTAATTTAGCCCACAAAGCCAAAAAAAAGGTTAAGGAACTCTCAGGAGGAGAACAGCAAAAACTGGGAATTCTTAGAGCTATTATTAAAGACCCTTCTATTTTGATCCTGGATGAACCAACAGGAAATCTTGATCCCTTTAGTATTGGAGAGGTCATTGATCTTCTCATAGCTTTGCATAAAGAAGGGAAAACCATTTTACTTTCCACCCATGACCCTACTATAATTGCCAAAAGACCAGGTCAGATAATTATGCTAAATCGTGGAGAACTTGTTAAAGATGTGGACATCTATTGGTAA
- a CDS encoding crossover junction endodeoxyribonuclease RuvC produces the protein MKILGVDPGLLNLGCVLLEVKEKKLNLIKAETIKAPPKQSLSQRLFFLYQAFKKLLKSERPEFLVVEEPIPKINPHSTAKVFQAQAIVLIIAEEESIPIRYYNPSFWKKYLCGDGKATKAEVKNFLKAFIGKEFDAKIKDEHTTDALAMALVLALDLNLL, from the coding sequence ATGAAAATTTTAGGAGTTGACCCCGGGCTTTTGAATCTTGGATGTGTCCTTTTGGAGGTGAAGGAAAAAAAACTCAATTTAATCAAGGCAGAAACCATAAAGGCTCCTCCTAAACAGTCTCTCTCTCAACGCTTATTTTTTTTATATCAAGCCTTTAAAAAACTACTTAAGAGTGAAAGGCCAGAATTTCTGGTTGTAGAGGAGCCTATTCCTAAGATAAACCCCCATTCAACAGCAAAAGTATTCCAGGCACAAGCTATTGTATTAATAATTGCTGAAGAAGAGTCTATACCTATAAGATACTACAACCCCTCTTTTTGGAAGAAGTATTTATGTGGGGATGGAAAGGCTACCAAGGCAGAGGTTAAGAATTTTTTAAAGGCCTTTATAGGAAAAGAGTTTGATGCTAAAATCAAAGATGAACATACCACAGATGCCCTTGCTATGGCCCTTGTTTTAGCTCTGGATTTAAATCTTTTATAA
- a CDS encoding M23 family metallopeptidase yields the protein MKFPFFILLIFLPCYLFAQTNIENQIKILEIKLYNINQELKIKEVKLKKIKQTYLLTLIKANIIKENLIFLDEESKYYKNMENYELLIKIHENIIKRLKDEIKMFQEQKKQYKVELEENKKVKETYYREQIKVALNSEKKSIKEHHIKPDTEDIRKTSFLFDPITEKSISTGKFKRHVQPGTPIKAPISGIVKKISFLNNSLTLTLENKQCFAFISGFSIIKVNLGEEVRAKQVLGEASYSEEAENLYFEIFCK from the coding sequence ATGAAATTTCCTTTTTTTATTTTACTAATCTTTTTGCCCTGCTATCTTTTTGCCCAAACTAATATTGAAAATCAAATAAAAATCTTAGAAATTAAGCTTTACAATATAAATCAGGAATTAAAAATAAAGGAAGTAAAATTAAAAAAAATAAAACAAACTTATCTTTTAACTTTAATTAAAGCTAATATTATAAAAGAAAATCTGATCTTTCTTGATGAAGAAAGTAAATATTATAAAAATATGGAAAATTATGAACTTCTTATAAAAATTCATGAAAATATTATAAAAAGATTAAAAGACGAAATTAAAATGTTTCAAGAGCAAAAAAAACAGTATAAAGTTGAATTAGAAGAAAACAAAAAAGTTAAAGAAACTTATTATAGGGAACAAATTAAAGTAGCTTTAAATTCAGAAAAAAAATCAATCAAAGAACACCATATTAAACCAGATACTGAAGATATTAGAAAAACCTCATTTCTTTTTGATCCAATTACAGAAAAAAGTATATCTACAGGCAAATTTAAAAGGCATGTTCAACCCGGAACCCCTATTAAAGCTCCAATCTCCGGGATAGTAAAAAAAATAAGCTTTCTTAACAATTCCCTAACTTTAACTCTTGAAAACAAGCAGTGTTTTGCTTTTATATCGGGTTTCAGTATAATTAAGGTAAATCTTGGTGAAGAAGTGCGAGCCAAACAAGTTCTTGGAGAGGCCTCCTACTCTGAGGAGGCAGAAAATCTCTACTTTGAAATCTTTTGCAAGTAG
- a CDS encoding tetrathionate reductase family octaheme c-type cytochrome: MRKKGVLISLFAFSLISFSSYTKAEASFDHSQVVKGNFTSGQEVTKLCLQCHEKQAKDFMQTSHWKWKGNPNLIGKFQNPANAKKEWGKINMFNNFCVNPMGGNFAFCGRCHAGYVSEYAKCLECNPNDIDCLVCHTQDKEYFKNKKPGGKVDPAALTKAATQIGKPQRFNCGWCHFAGGGGDNVKHGGLYSKMGGKIPREIDVHMGGADMTCQDCHKAKNHKIAGASSMLATFTERVSCSDCHDESVHDNSPSGQMIKKHLKSVACETCHIPAIARGGIATKLDWDWSYVGKDMKDLEEKKEFGREVFAKHKGLFKWGENVIPTYMWYNGKFERYMMGDKVDPAKSVILNKPLGSIKDPKAKIYPFKVHTGKQPYDIQYKHLLVFRVWQSLWSDYNWEKALQLGSKESGLPYSGKFDFIKTAYYIAAKHEVAPKENALTCNDCHFKKRLDWKALGYPEDPALVGGRFTKGIVKGKK; this comes from the coding sequence ATGAGAAAAAAGGGAGTTTTGATTAGTCTTTTTGCTTTTTCCCTTATTTCTTTTTCAAGCTATACGAAAGCTGAGGCTTCTTTTGATCACTCGCAGGTTGTAAAGGGCAACTTTACAAGCGGGCAAGAGGTTACCAAGCTTTGTCTTCAGTGTCACGAAAAACAGGCCAAAGACTTTATGCAGACATCACACTGGAAATGGAAGGGAAATCCAAATCTCATAGGAAAATTCCAAAATCCAGCCAATGCAAAGAAAGAATGGGGAAAAATTAATATGTTTAATAATTTTTGTGTGAATCCTATGGGAGGAAATTTTGCTTTTTGTGGTAGATGTCATGCAGGGTATGTATCAGAATATGCAAAATGTTTAGAGTGTAATCCTAATGATATTGATTGCTTAGTCTGTCATACACAAGATAAAGAATATTTCAAAAATAAAAAGCCAGGTGGAAAGGTTGATCCAGCTGCTCTGACTAAGGCAGCTACACAAATTGGTAAACCCCAGAGATTTAACTGTGGATGGTGTCATTTTGCAGGTGGTGGCGGTGATAATGTAAAGCATGGAGGTCTTTATAGTAAAATGGGAGGAAAAATTCCTCGCGAAATTGATGTTCATATGGGTGGCGCTGATATGACCTGTCAGGATTGCCATAAAGCGAAGAATCACAAAATTGCTGGCGCTTCAAGTATGTTGGCTACTTTTACAGAAAGAGTATCTTGTAGTGATTGCCATGATGAGTCCGTGCATGACAATTCTCCTTCAGGACAAATGATAAAGAAACATTTAAAATCAGTGGCCTGTGAAACCTGTCATATACCTGCTATAGCCAGAGGTGGAATTGCTACAAAGCTTGATTGGGATTGGAGCTATGTAGGTAAAGATATGAAAGATTTAGAAGAGAAAAAAGAATTTGGTCGTGAGGTTTTTGCTAAGCATAAAGGTCTCTTCAAATGGGGAGAAAATGTTATTCCAACTTATATGTGGTATAATGGTAAATTTGAAAGATATATGATGGGAGACAAGGTAGATCCTGCTAAAAGTGTTATATTAAATAAACCTCTCGGTTCAATAAAAGATCCTAAGGCCAAAATTTATCCTTTTAAGGTGCACACCGGTAAACAGCCCTATGATATCCAATATAAACACCTCTTAGTCTTCAGAGTTTGGCAATCTCTGTGGAGTGATTATAACTGGGAAAAGGCCTTACAGCTTGGTTCAAAGGAATCCGGGTTACCTTATAGCGGAAAATTTGATTTCATTAAAACTGCTTATTATATAGCAGCTAAGCACGAAGTTGCTCCCAAGGAAAATGCCTTGACCTGCAATGATTGTCACTTTAAAAAGAGACTCGATTGGAAGGCCCTTGGCTATCCTGAAGATCCTGCTTTAGTGGGTGGAAGATTTACCAAAGGAATAGTAAAAGGTAAAAAATAG
- a CDS encoding F0F1 ATP synthase subunit gamma, with the protein MLAKEIEKKILTYRSILEIINAMKAFAGVNYRKCEERIHSLRTFEKSLYEGLGILLSFFPELKILESEKNTRLIIAFGSDQGLCGAYNYRIAEELSYHIKEKDLLVIIGRKLQESIIDFHLKADLPLRASVSVEGIRESLEEIFEHILKYLKKSGLMDIYLCFTTITEKQSIIHFERILPPDLKKIQEIPTLSHPPLLYLKPQILFNKFLEEIIFIGLYRAYLEALRSEAYFRIKSMETASTNIEKKITELQIAKHYQRQEEITSEIIEILIGSKL; encoded by the coding sequence ATGCTGGCCAAAGAGATTGAGAAAAAGATTTTAACCTATCGCTCTATTCTTGAAATTATAAACGCCATGAAAGCCTTTGCCGGGGTAAATTATCGCAAGTGCGAAGAAAGAATCCATTCCTTAAGGACCTTTGAAAAATCCCTTTATGAAGGCCTTGGTATCCTTTTAAGTTTTTTTCCCGAACTAAAGATTTTAGAATCTGAAAAAAATACAAGATTGATTATTGCCTTTGGATCAGATCAGGGGCTCTGCGGAGCATACAATTATAGAATTGCCGAAGAGCTCTCTTACCATATTAAAGAAAAGGATCTCTTAGTTATAATAGGAAGAAAACTCCAGGAAAGCATAATAGATTTCCATTTAAAAGCCGATCTTCCTTTAAGAGCAAGCGTTTCTGTTGAAGGCATAAGGGAATCTCTTGAAGAGATCTTTGAACATATCCTTAAATATTTAAAAAAATCTGGGCTTATGGATATTTATTTATGTTTTACCACTATTACAGAAAAACAAAGTATTATTCATTTTGAAAGGATTTTGCCCCCTGATTTAAAAAAAATTCAAGAGATCCCAACCCTTTCCCATCCACCTTTGCTTTATCTAAAACCTCAGATACTCTTTAATAAGTTTCTTGAGGAAATTATTTTTATAGGGCTCTATAGGGCCTATTTAGAAGCTCTAAGAAGTGAGGCCTACTTCAGGATTAAAAGCATGGAGACCGCATCTACCAATATTGAAAAAAAAATAACTGAACTTCAGATTGCTAAACATTATCAAAGACAAGAAGAAATAACCTCTGAAATCATTGAAATTCTTATTGGAAGCAAACTTTAG
- a CDS encoding F0F1 ATP synthase subunit alpha: MLEDRLEAFFQKLYSKLKEYSFEPYLEEEGTAVSVGDDIVFLRGLPNATLFELVVFEREDTGLIFDLDVETAGVVLLQKRGGIKAGDKAYRTGRMVSVPVGEFILGKVLDGLGSPLEEEFSRKIEIYYPVEREAPPLLHRDFVREPLYTGITVIDALIPIGRGQRELILGDPATGKTALAVDTVVNQKKSDVISIYVSIGQKREHIQRVYQFIANYGDLSKTIFLKVEAGEPLGLQYLAPYTATAIAEFLRDKGKSVLIIYDDLTKHASSYRSLSLLLKRPPGREAFPGDIFYLHSRLLERAGKLKDELGGGSITALPIVETQQGNISAFIPTNLISITDGQIYLDVELFNKNIRPAVDVGKSVSRIGGKAQVPIMKEVAGKLKIEYAQFLEKEIFTKFGMKLEEETLKLIQRGHRYREIFKQKPLHPRSLEEHILHLMLVDTGVLDEVPLEKVTEISSTLIKKLQESLPEITKNIKTLGRLTTKEREIIKKFFSNLFQELYAGQRD, encoded by the coding sequence TTGCTTGAAGATAGACTTGAGGCCTTTTTTCAAAAATTATACTCTAAATTAAAAGAGTATTCCTTTGAGCCCTATCTTGAAGAGGAAGGAACAGCGGTCTCTGTAGGAGATGATATCGTCTTTTTGAGGGGTTTACCGAATGCTACACTTTTTGAGCTTGTTGTCTTTGAGAGAGAGGATACAGGGCTTATTTTTGACCTTGATGTAGAAACCGCAGGAGTTGTTCTTTTACAAAAAAGGGGGGGTATTAAAGCCGGAGATAAGGCCTATCGCACTGGAAGAATGGTTTCTGTTCCCGTAGGAGAGTTTATCCTTGGCAAGGTATTAGATGGATTGGGTAGTCCTCTGGAAGAAGAGTTTTCGAGGAAGATAGAAATTTATTATCCTGTGGAAAGGGAAGCCCCACCTCTCCTCCATAGAGACTTTGTAAGAGAACCATTATATACAGGTATTACAGTCATTGATGCTCTAATACCAATTGGAAGAGGACAAAGGGAGTTAATCCTTGGAGACCCAGCTACAGGGAAAACTGCCTTAGCTGTTGACACTGTTGTTAATCAGAAAAAAAGTGATGTTATTTCTATATATGTCTCTATCGGACAAAAGCGGGAGCACATACAAAGAGTTTATCAATTTATTGCCAATTATGGAGACCTCTCTAAAACCATTTTTCTTAAAGTTGAGGCTGGTGAACCCTTAGGTCTTCAATATCTTGCACCTTATACCGCTACAGCAATAGCTGAATTCCTTAGGGACAAAGGAAAAAGTGTTCTAATTATTTATGATGACCTAACTAAACATGCCAGTAGCTATAGATCTTTAAGTCTTTTACTTAAAAGACCACCAGGCCGAGAGGCCTTTCCAGGTGACATCTTTTATTTACATTCTCGTCTTCTTGAAAGGGCAGGAAAACTTAAGGACGAGCTTGGAGGTGGCTCTATCACTGCTTTGCCTATAGTGGAAACTCAGCAGGGAAATATTTCAGCCTTTATTCCTACTAATTTAATCTCCATTACCGATGGCCAGATTTACTTAGATGTTGAGCTTTTTAACAAAAATATTAGGCCTGCTGTGGATGTAGGAAAATCCGTATCCCGCATTGGAGGTAAGGCTCAAGTCCCTATTATGAAAGAAGTGGCAGGTAAATTAAAAATAGAGTATGCCCAGTTTCTGGAAAAAGAAATATTTACCAAATTTGGCATGAAATTAGAAGAGGAGACCCTTAAACTCATTCAGAGGGGACACCGATATAGAGAAATCTTTAAACAAAAACCTCTTCACCCTCGCTCTCTTGAAGAGCATATTCTACATTTAATGCTCGTAGATACAGGAGTGCTTGATGAAGTCCCCCTTGAAAAAGTTACAGAGATTTCTTCAACTCTGATAAAAAAGTTGCAAGAAAGCCTACCTGAAATTACAAAAAACATTAAAACCCTTGGCAGGCTTACAACAAAAGAAAGGGAAATTATCAAAAAATTCTTTAGCAATCTCTTTCAAGAACTCTATGCTGGCCAAAGAGATTGA
- a CDS encoding F0F1 ATP synthase subunit delta: protein MEIKGFHFFTFLFQVINFFILLLILSRLLYRPLKNFMEKRQAELSKCFFDAENLKKEAMKLALTYEEKLKDLESKKEEIIENKLKEAEEEAQKIIEGAKREAEKIFEKERALLQREIEKSENILREKTLALLMDFLEKFLKELPLEDLHQILSERALKTLPQEFEKLNLFFDPNKPCSVEIVSAFSLSQVKDKVQTILEEKLQRKSEIFIINDPSLLAGFKIKIEGYIIDFSLQGQLNKIRKSLE from the coding sequence ATGGAAATAAAGGGATTTCATTTCTTTACCTTTTTATTTCAAGTTATTAATTTTTTTATCCTTCTTTTGATTTTATCTCGCCTACTTTACCGCCCTTTAAAAAATTTTATGGAAAAAAGGCAAGCTGAGCTCTCAAAATGTTTTTTTGATGCAGAGAACCTAAAAAAGGAGGCTATGAAGCTTGCCTTGACTTATGAAGAAAAACTCAAAGATCTGGAAAGTAAAAAAGAAGAAATTATAGAAAACAAGCTAAAAGAAGCTGAGGAAGAGGCACAAAAAATCATAGAAGGGGCTAAAAGAGAGGCTGAGAAGATTTTTGAGAAAGAGAGGGCGCTATTACAAAGAGAAATTGAAAAATCTGAAAACATCCTCAGAGAAAAAACCCTGGCACTTCTTATGGATTTTCTTGAAAAATTTTTAAAAGAACTCCCTTTAGAGGATTTGCATCAAATTCTTTCAGAAAGGGCTTTGAAAACTCTACCTCAGGAATTTGAAAAATTGAATCTATTTTTTGATCCAAATAAACCTTGTTCTGTTGAGATAGTTTCTGCCTTTTCTCTGTCCCAGGTAAAGGATAAAGTTCAGACTATTCTTGAAGAGAAGCTTCAAAGAAAAAGTGAAATCTTTATCATCAATGACCCATCTCTTCTTGCAGGATTTAAAATAAAAATTGAGGGTTATATCATTGATTTCTCTTTACAAGGGCAGCTGAATAAAATTAGAAAGTCTCTGGAGTAG
- the ruvA gene encoding Holliday junction branch migration protein RuvA has protein sequence MFYKIRGIVKEVFSPNRLILESAVFFWEIYMPFSLAEILRQNFLGKEIEVFVVLLLRKNEYPELYGFLNQEERELFIKLNNLSKVGPKLALNLLSVFSPEELRKVIEERRIKDLARVPGIGEKRAERLFLELKGLFGKITRKGFTIPLEKERILLEAKACLVNLGFQSKEVEETLFRVFEEEDTLENLIKKALKELAPAFQEERP, from the coding sequence TTGTTTTATAAAATTAGAGGAATAGTTAAGGAAGTTTTTTCACCTAATCGGCTTATTCTTGAAAGTGCGGTTTTTTTCTGGGAGATCTATATGCCCTTTAGCCTGGCTGAGATCCTCCGTCAGAATTTTTTAGGAAAAGAGATTGAGGTTTTTGTGGTTCTTCTGCTTAGAAAAAATGAATATCCCGAGCTTTATGGTTTCTTAAATCAAGAAGAAAGAGAGCTATTTATAAAACTCAATAATCTTTCTAAGGTGGGGCCTAAGCTTGCCTTAAATCTTCTTTCAGTCTTTAGTCCCGAAGAACTCAGAAAGGTTATTGAGGAAAGACGAATTAAGGACTTAGCACGAGTTCCTGGTATAGGGGAAAAAAGAGCTGAAAGGCTTTTTCTTGAATTAAAGGGTCTTTTTGGAAAAATTACGCGGAAGGGTTTTACTATACCCTTAGAAAAAGAAAGAATTCTTCTGGAAGCCAAAGCCTGTTTAGTAAATTTAGGTTTTCAGAGTAAAGAGGTTGAAGAAACCCTTTTTAGGGTCTTTGAAGAGGAAGATACCCTTGAAAATCTTATTAAAAAGGCTTTGAAGGAACTTGCCCCAGCTTTTCAGGAGGAGAGACCTTGA